A stretch of Paenibacillus peoriae DNA encodes these proteins:
- a CDS encoding helix-turn-helix transcriptional regulator → MARESFDKEIQFLRMLTLTSGAYNRQQFADRLGISVHTFDKTIRRLKEIVQSVQQQLPAEHGHDFNEMLRFNYYESADPLLLFLFRAKSLKESESVRLSLLLTALQSQPMTTMELLDACCNGLPSDSSLPDEKTIRSDLKYLVEVGVVRKEPGGRPYRYAVRNDLVTELTDEELLDLYDFVDIMANTQLPSVQGYLLRDHLKKAMRRQLGDREMAEPFLYKYHYYSRILDEAHIHPLLHAIRQRRCVTFLYFSTSKRSMYGSQNTNPLFEKETDGREHTILPLQVIYDHQYGRWYILGHVGGKGIMKFRMEGMTQLVEGKPVPEQFHADLLAVLEEKMRYSWLVDTGRPVKVRVRFFNPEGAKRNFIRERVLSQGQWGTIAEEESESFIYEITVNGITEIKPWIRSFGSSCEVLEPQRLRKEFRQEWKELQAYYEPVRENI, encoded by the coding sequence ATGGCGAGAGAAAGTTTTGATAAAGAAATTCAATTCCTGCGTATGCTCACATTAACAAGCGGCGCCTATAATCGGCAGCAATTCGCAGATAGACTGGGCATTTCGGTACATACCTTTGATAAAACAATTCGGCGTCTCAAGGAAATTGTCCAATCGGTACAACAGCAGTTGCCTGCGGAACACGGACATGATTTTAATGAGATGCTGCGCTTTAATTATTACGAATCGGCTGATCCATTATTGTTATTTCTGTTTCGGGCCAAATCGCTCAAGGAATCGGAAAGCGTCCGCTTATCCCTTCTGCTGACAGCGCTACAGTCACAGCCTATGACCACCATGGAACTATTGGATGCTTGCTGCAACGGGCTGCCTTCCGACAGTTCACTACCGGATGAGAAAACGATTCGTTCCGATCTGAAATATCTGGTTGAAGTCGGCGTCGTTCGCAAGGAACCCGGCGGCAGACCTTACCGCTATGCTGTCCGCAACGATCTGGTGACAGAACTGACGGACGAGGAGCTGCTGGACTTATATGATTTTGTAGACATTATGGCCAACACCCAGCTCCCCTCTGTACAGGGATATCTGCTGCGAGATCATCTTAAAAAAGCCATGCGCCGTCAGCTCGGAGATCGGGAGATGGCCGAACCTTTTTTATATAAATACCACTATTATTCACGCATTCTGGACGAAGCCCATATTCATCCGCTTCTACACGCCATTCGGCAACGCCGCTGTGTAACTTTTTTATATTTTTCGACGTCCAAACGAAGCATGTACGGGTCACAAAACACAAACCCGCTGTTTGAAAAAGAGACCGACGGCCGTGAACACACCATTCTGCCCCTACAAGTCATCTATGATCATCAATATGGACGTTGGTATATTCTGGGTCATGTAGGCGGTAAAGGAATCATGAAGTTTCGTATGGAGGGCATGACTCAATTGGTGGAGGGCAAGCCTGTACCAGAGCAGTTTCATGCCGATCTGCTAGCGGTGTTGGAAGAAAAAATGCGGTACAGCTGGCTTGTTGATACGGGTCGTCCTGTGAAGGTGCGGGTACGTTTTTTCAATCCTGAGGGCGCGAAGCGCAACTTTATTCGGGAACGTGTGCTGTCACAGGGACAATGGGGTACGATCGCGGAGGAGGAAAGTGAATCCTTTATCTATGAAATCACAGTGAATGGAATCACTGAGATTAAACCGTGGATTCGCAGCTTCGGATCAAGCTGTGAGGTATTGGAGCCTCAGCGGCTACGGAAGGAATTCAGACAGGAATGGAAGGAGCTGCAAGCCTATTATGAGCCTGTTCGAGAAAATATTTAA
- a CDS encoding WYL domain-containing protein, producing MSLFEKIFNYQIVSRLDESGAFATTSQERIWLKSMLADSAATEGFTPATLDKLRQLLADDEPLEADGSLREKAGIPAVSVYHPLLRELRSILRSRSGICVTYKLRNGRLHERMSGFPYKLEFSMVKKEWSLLWYNRRHRALMSTKLSNIVNITEDELLPEEADKFTQRILGILESRKEQGIIEIVPVYNGEMSRILYAFSCFEKEVEYVQEADTYRITLTFQADECEYVLSKIRFLGKRVKVVQGSRLISRMKETTAKALARYEEE from the coding sequence ATGAGCCTGTTCGAGAAAATATTTAACTACCAGATCGTCTCACGGCTGGATGAATCGGGCGCTTTTGCTACCACATCACAGGAAAGAATTTGGCTCAAATCTATGCTTGCAGACTCGGCAGCGACAGAGGGTTTTACCCCGGCTACACTTGATAAGCTTCGGCAATTACTTGCAGACGACGAGCCGCTGGAGGCCGATGGAAGTTTGCGGGAAAAGGCAGGTATCCCTGCTGTCTCGGTATACCATCCACTCTTGCGTGAATTGCGTTCCATTCTGCGATCCCGTTCTGGCATCTGTGTGACCTACAAACTGCGCAACGGACGCTTGCATGAGCGAATGTCCGGTTTTCCATATAAGCTGGAGTTTTCCATGGTCAAAAAAGAATGGAGCCTGCTGTGGTATAATCGCAGACACCGCGCGCTCATGTCTACCAAGCTATCTAATATCGTGAACATCACGGAAGATGAGCTTCTACCCGAAGAGGCCGATAAATTCACCCAACGTATACTCGGTATACTGGAGTCGCGCAAGGAACAGGGCATCATCGAAATTGTTCCTGTATATAACGGTGAAATGTCTCGTATTTTATATGCTTTTTCCTGCTTTGAAAAAGAGGTCGAATATGTTCAGGAAGCAGATACCTATCGTATTACACTCACTTTCCAGGCAGACGAATGTGAATATGTGTTATCCAAAATCCGTTTCCTGGGCAAACGTGTCAAGGTCGTCCAAGGCTCCCGGCTGATCTCACGAATGAAGGAGACAACAGCCAAGGCCCTTGCACGCTACGAAGAGGAATAG
- a CDS encoding 3' terminal RNA ribose 2'-O-methyltransferase Hen1 gives MHITLKATGNNAGMISHLLAKNPYNTYDRTEKGARVRMVYTVFTEEEAEIVIQASPDSIDLVKNSPDSYDITQYINDREFVTSSLFCTYIRGSLGTALNGKPKEEYAEWVTHPFALELSFGPVASDLPDSVVEGLFAPLGYQVDIERGEADYSFQLKNRSTVRYVTLSGHQTVQYALRQLLLLIPVLDNYKHYYISEEEFDKLRRYGEGWLSAHPLRELIIRRTLRFTNLIEQFEQSDCDEIGIKKHIEKDTVQAQKDKHEQIQQPEQPHEEGKQQPTVRLNELRYQAIMDVIRKLPRRQKIVDLGSGEGKLSARMARMTGVEEIWAVEPSAYAQLRAVERFNKLERHADATSPTPMMGSLFYYDEQLRGKDVMILCEVIEHVDEHRLNRVMKTIVTEYQPGVLIVTTPNREYNEVYRMNQQEMRHGDHRFEWSRSEFQERCEQWIVEAPYSVALKGIGEEVEGFGQPTQMAIFTRRKEQKEA, from the coding sequence ATGCACATCACGCTAAAAGCAACCGGAAACAATGCTGGGATGATTTCGCACTTGCTTGCCAAAAATCCCTACAATACGTATGATCGCACGGAAAAGGGTGCGCGTGTACGCATGGTGTACACCGTGTTTACCGAGGAAGAGGCAGAAATCGTCATTCAGGCTTCGCCAGATTCGATAGATTTGGTCAAAAACAGTCCAGATAGCTATGATATTACACAATATATTAATGACCGGGAGTTTGTAACCAGCAGCTTATTTTGCACCTATATTCGTGGCTCGCTTGGTACGGCACTGAACGGCAAACCCAAAGAAGAGTATGCAGAATGGGTGACGCATCCTTTCGCGCTGGAGTTATCGTTTGGGCCTGTTGCTTCGGATTTACCGGATTCTGTGGTGGAGGGACTATTTGCTCCGCTGGGCTATCAAGTGGACATAGAACGAGGGGAAGCAGACTATTCTTTTCAGCTGAAAAATCGAAGCACTGTCAGATATGTCACGTTAAGTGGCCATCAGACGGTGCAGTATGCGCTACGTCAGTTATTGCTGTTGATTCCGGTGTTGGATAACTATAAGCACTACTATATCAGTGAAGAAGAGTTTGACAAGCTGAGACGTTACGGTGAAGGCTGGCTGTCAGCGCATCCGCTACGCGAGCTTATCATTCGACGCACGCTTCGTTTTACCAATCTGATTGAGCAATTTGAGCAATCTGATTGTGATGAAATAGGTATTAAAAAACATATTGAAAAGGATACTGTCCAAGCTCAAAAGGATAAGCACGAACAGATTCAACAGCCAGAACAGCCACATGAGGAAGGGAAGCAACAGCCTACAGTACGGCTAAATGAGCTGCGGTATCAAGCTATTATGGACGTAATTCGCAAGCTGCCTCGCAGACAGAAAATCGTAGATTTGGGTTCAGGGGAAGGGAAGCTATCGGCTCGGATGGCCCGAATGACGGGCGTTGAAGAGATTTGGGCGGTGGAGCCGTCTGCGTATGCACAGTTGAGAGCCGTGGAGCGTTTTAACAAGCTGGAAAGGCATGCCGATGCGACCAGTCCTACACCCATGATGGGCTCTCTCTTTTATTATGATGAACAATTGCGGGGAAAAGATGTGATGATCCTATGTGAGGTCATTGAGCATGTGGATGAGCATCGTCTGAACCGGGTGATGAAGACGATTGTAACGGAGTATCAGCCGGGCGTGCTGATCGTGACGACTCCCAATCGTGAATATAATGAAGTGTATCGTATGAATCAGCAAGAGATGCGGCATGGCGATCACCGTTTTGAATGGAGTAGAAGCGAGTTTCAGGAACGATGTGAGCAGTGGATTGTGGAAGCTCCTTATTCGGTAGCGCTGAAGGGGATCGGAGAAGAGGTCGAAGGCTTTGGACAACCGACCCAAATGGCTATATTTACGCGCAGAAAGGAGCAGAAGGAAGCATGA
- a CDS encoding TraX family protein: protein MEQRLSVQAEVKGIDATSLKLIAVLAMLIDHIGGLFFADFLGFQVVGRITLPIMAFFVAEGYIHTRSFKKYTIRLALTGLASVVPYGLVFKDWYTSGNIMLTLLMGLLAIWFYDNTTNPVLKYLAISALCVVSFLGDWSVIGVLLVLAFYVARKQQKIYNGWIIAIIALMFIFGVIIIWAVPDSLSIMGINASTMNEYLYPFAIGGACIFALPLLSRYNGERGKGPRTFFYLFYPLHLLALYLLKLAIDYYI from the coding sequence ATGGAACAAAGATTATCCGTTCAAGCAGAGGTGAAGGGCATTGATGCCACCAGTTTAAAATTAATTGCAGTATTAGCAATGCTAATTGATCATATTGGAGGGCTATTTTTTGCCGATTTTTTGGGCTTTCAGGTGGTAGGCAGAATTACATTGCCTATCATGGCTTTTTTTGTAGCCGAAGGATATATCCATACCAGAAGCTTCAAAAAATATACAATACGCCTTGCTCTAACCGGGCTAGCCAGTGTGGTGCCTTACGGATTGGTATTTAAAGATTGGTATACTTCGGGAAACATCATGCTAACGTTGTTGATGGGCCTACTGGCAATATGGTTCTATGACAACACGACCAATCCTGTACTTAAATACTTGGCGATTTCGGCTCTTTGCGTAGTCTCTTTTTTGGGAGACTGGAGTGTAATTGGAGTGTTACTGGTTCTAGCTTTCTATGTCGCTCGCAAACAACAGAAGATTTACAACGGATGGATTATTGCAATAATTGCGCTTATGTTCATTTTCGGAGTCATCATTATATGGGCTGTTCCCGATTCGCTCAGCATCATGGGCATCAACGCCAGCACAATGAACGAATATCTTTATCCGTTTGCGATCGGCGGGGCCTGTATTTTTGCACTCCCTCTGCTATCCCGATATAATGGAGAGAGGGGAAAAGGCCCACGAACCTTTTTCTATTTGTTTTATCCGCTGCATTTGCTCGCGCTTTATCTGCTGAAGTTGGCTATTGATTATTACATATAA
- a CDS encoding aldo/keto reductase: MKIMPLQKRGISDSRLALGCMPFGGEWSHAPFTQEHIVEAERAVEAARSIGITMFDHADIYRMGKAEEIFGQILKGQPGLREQIVIQSKCGIFLPDGTLPGRFDFSYAHIMESVDGILKRLGTEYLDILLLHRPDPLVEPEEVAKAFSELKASGKVRHFGVSNMNVSQIRFLERSLTEPLIANQLEMSLAHLHFVDQTVHVNQQAGTNVHFGEGLLEYCQTEDIQLQAWGPLAQGRFSGGSLEGAPEHVVKTAELVQKLASEKETTREAIVLGWLMKHPARIQPVIGSANPERIKACQDAERQSELMTREEWYELYVSARGQALP, translated from the coding sequence ATGAAGATTATGCCTTTACAGAAACGTGGAATCTCCGATAGTCGGCTGGCGCTTGGTTGTATGCCTTTTGGTGGTGAATGGAGCCATGCGCCGTTTACGCAGGAGCATATCGTTGAAGCGGAGAGAGCTGTAGAAGCTGCACGATCCATCGGGATTACGATGTTCGATCATGCGGATATTTATCGTATGGGGAAAGCGGAAGAGATTTTCGGTCAGATTTTAAAGGGACAGCCGGGCTTGCGTGAGCAAATCGTAATTCAGTCCAAATGTGGTATTTTTCTGCCAGATGGTACGCTCCCGGGCCGTTTTGATTTCTCATATGCTCATATTATGGAGTCCGTGGATGGGATCCTGAAGCGTCTGGGTACGGAATATTTGGACATCTTGCTGCTGCATCGCCCCGATCCGCTGGTAGAGCCGGAAGAAGTAGCGAAAGCGTTCAGTGAGCTCAAGGCATCCGGCAAAGTAAGGCATTTTGGCGTCTCTAATATGAATGTAAGCCAAATTCGTTTTCTGGAGCGGAGCCTAACGGAGCCGTTGATCGCTAATCAGCTGGAAATGAGCCTGGCCCATCTGCATTTTGTAGATCAGACCGTACATGTGAACCAGCAGGCGGGGACGAATGTACATTTTGGCGAAGGTTTGCTGGAATATTGCCAAACCGAGGATATTCAGCTCCAAGCCTGGGGACCGCTGGCGCAGGGACGTTTTAGCGGAGGTTCTTTGGAAGGGGCGCCTGAGCATGTCGTTAAGACGGCAGAGCTGGTGCAGAAGCTGGCTTCTGAAAAGGAAACGACACGTGAAGCGATCGTCCTTGGCTGGCTTATGAAGCATCCAGCACGGATTCAGCCTGTCATTGGCAGCGCCAATCCTGAACGAATCAAAGCATGTCAGGATGCGGAACGCCAGAGCGAGCTGATGACCCGTGAGGAATGGTATGAATTGTACGTCAGTGCGCGCGGACAAGCCTTGCCATAA
- a CDS encoding nucleotidyltransferase domain-containing protein yields MTDMKHGQGFIQPEMRETILRELRALEQAEQVRIVYACESGSRAWGFPSQDSDYDVRFIYVRPIEWYLSIFDKRDVIERPISDLLDINGWDLKKALQLFRKSNPPLLEWLQSPISYLEQYAVADQIRAISPLTFSPKSCMYHYLNMARGNYRDYLQGEQVKIKKYFYVLRPLLACSWIERHNSMPPMEFVELLEELIPAHTELYQVIEHLLDRKKAGEELDVEPQLSVVNDFIQQQIAYFEQKAPLLQHMESGRDQQLDDMFRAAVNEVWKV; encoded by the coding sequence ATGACGGATATGAAGCATGGGCAGGGTTTCATTCAACCGGAAATGCGTGAGACGATTTTGCGTGAGCTGCGCGCGTTGGAGCAAGCGGAGCAGGTGCGCATTGTATACGCCTGTGAATCAGGTAGTCGGGCGTGGGGGTTTCCTTCACAGGACAGTGACTATGATGTACGATTTATCTATGTAAGACCCATAGAATGGTATTTATCTATTTTTGATAAGCGGGATGTGATTGAACGGCCAATCAGCGATTTGCTGGATATAAACGGCTGGGATTTAAAAAAGGCGCTCCAATTGTTTCGCAAATCCAATCCGCCTTTGCTGGAATGGCTGCAATCTCCGATTTCCTATCTGGAGCAATATGCAGTGGCTGATCAGATTCGTGCGATCTCGCCGTTAACCTTCTCTCCGAAGTCCTGCATGTACCATTATCTGAATATGGCGCGGGGAAATTATCGGGATTATTTGCAGGGAGAACAGGTGAAGATTAAAAAGTATTTTTACGTGCTGCGCCCGTTGCTGGCCTGTAGCTGGATTGAACGTCACAACAGCATGCCTCCAATGGAATTCGTAGAATTGCTAGAGGAACTCATTCCGGCACATACCGAACTTTATCAGGTGATCGAACATTTGCTTGATCGTAAAAAAGCGGGCGAGGAGCTGGATGTGGAGCCACAGCTTTCGGTGGTGAATGATTTTATCCAGCAGCAAATTGCTTATTTTGAACAAAAGGCGCCCTTGCTTCAGCATATGGAGAGTGGACGTGATCAGCAGTTGGATGATATGTTCCGCGCTGCGGTGAATGAAGTATGGAAAGTATAA